The following coding sequences lie in one Capsicum annuum cultivar UCD-10X-F1 chromosome 5, UCD10Xv1.1, whole genome shotgun sequence genomic window:
- the LOC124898620 gene encoding uncharacterized protein LOC124898620 has translation MSFNYTTLKNCKKYLKVRCIDPTCRWMVRAYAIGESGWFHVHKYVGEHTCGVDHVTGNHKNVTVEVIASLILNFFIDNKGPSPKEIERIIYRELHCSLNLGSINSLMVDKESGRFIYYFMVFRASIRGYALMRKVIAVDDTHLSGKYKGMLLSAVTQDMQNHIYPLVYCVVDEDNDASWGVFFEKLKAFVVDEPELCVISDRHVIIANGLARHYPLTYHDVCMRHFGENFQTNHHYSDSLYLYYYAAKTYTLEEF, from the exons ATGTCATTCAATTACACAACGTTGAAGAATTGTAAGAAATACTTGAAGGTGAGGTGCATAGATCCTACTTGCCGATGGATGGTGCGCGCATATGCTATCGGAGAATCGGGTTGGTTTCATGTCCACAAGTACGTAGGAGAGCATACTTGTGGAGTTGATCATGTCACGGGAAATCACAAGAATGTCACCGTGGAGGTCATTGCCtcacttattttaaattttttcatcgACAACAAAGGTCCAAGCCCGAAAGAGATTGAGAGGATCATATATAGGGAGCTACATTGCAG CCTCAACCTCGGGTCTATTAATTCTCTCATGGTTGATAAGGAGTCTGGCaggtttatttactactttatggTGTTTAGGGCTTCCATCCGTGGATATGCACTCATGAGAAAGGTCATTGCCGTTGATGACACACATTTGTCCGGCAAGTACAAGGGCATGTTGTTGTCCGCTGTCACTCAAGATATGCAGAATCATATCTATCCCTTAGTGTATTGTGTGGTGGATGAGGACAACGATGCGTCGTGGGGCGTCTTCTTCGAGAAGCTTAAGGCCTTTGTCGTCGACGAACCAGAACTGTGCGTTATCTCCGACAGACACGTAATTATAGCCAACGGACTTGCAAGGCATTATCCGCTTACGTATCACGATGTTTGTATGAGGCATTTCggtgaaaattttcaaacaaatcacCATTATTCTGATTCTCTCTATTTGTACTACTATGCGGCCAAGACATACACGTTGGAAGAATTCTGA